ACTGGATCCTTGACATGAACTCCCTTGTCAGCGATGCCTACCGCGACGTTAGAAAACTCTGTGTGTTTCTCCTCCTGGTTGTGGCTTCCTCCTTCCCACCCGGCAAGGCCCTCACCGTCTACTTCCAGCCCCTTGGTCATCCCTTCCTCTTTTGCGGCGCCGTCCACCCTGCCCGCCCATCCTCTCTCCTCTCCCTCCCTTGGCCTGACCCTTCTGAAGAACCCCCCATTCCTGACCCTAACCCTAATCCCCTCCAGCTCGCGCTCACCTCCGCCAAGATCGGCATCTCGGTCGAGGACCTCGCCTCCTTGCCACCTGTCGCTTACGCCGTTGTGGAGAAGAAGGTCGAGCGACTCGCTCTTAGGGTTGGCAAGAACCTCTTCAATTTCATGCAGTCCTTCTGCGGGATTGACGGAAGCCGGCTCGTCGTGCCCATGGATATCCTTGACCGGTGGTTCAAGAAGTTCCAGGAGCGAGCCTGGAAGGATCCCAGTTACCTCAAAGATTTCGCCTTGTGACAGACAGGTGAATGCCCAATCCCAAAGGTGCTGCTTTTTGCAAGGATCTCTTTCCTTGATGGTATCGCGTTTCATATTATATTTTGGTTGCATCTGATTTGCTTGAATTGTATGATACTTCTTCTTTTCATGCCTCTTCATTTTTATGTCTCTCTCAATTAATCCAGGCGGATGATCTTTGATGTCCACTTTAACCGCCCACAATGTGTTTGTTGATTGTCCCCAACCAACTATAAAGCGATTTTGACATTGTTTGAAGTGAAGTTCTCAAAAAGTGATAGGATCTCAAGATATTATATATGGCAGGAGAAATAAGCTAAAGTTTTCAGTAATTATTCCATTTTGGATTTATTCATCTCATTGAAGTAGTCAACTAGAAAACGTCAACTAGAACATGCATCAAGAAACACTAAAAGATATCATAGCTTTGTTGAACTCCATTTTGCTTCATCATGCTTTAGTTATTCAGATGGTACAACTAATTTACTCCTTCAGCACACAGTTTTATGGAAGGTGGCTGGAAAA
This window of the Zingiber officinale cultivar Zhangliang chromosome 3B, Zo_v1.1, whole genome shotgun sequence genome carries:
- the LOC122055015 gene encoding uncharacterized protein LOC122055015; this translates as MKTTRGKVIKENGEEPRLQRSFPMDASAFAQIDPLHWILDMNSLVSDAYRDVRKLCVFLLLVVASSFPPGKALTVYFQPLGHPFLFCGAVHPARPSSLLSLPWPDPSEEPPIPDPNPNPLQLALTSAKIGISVEDLASLPPVAYAVVEKKVERLALRVGKNLFNFMQSFCGIDGSRLVVPMDILDRWFKKFQERAWKDPSYLKDFAL